A single region of the Bicyclus anynana chromosome 14, ilBicAnyn1.1, whole genome shotgun sequence genome encodes:
- the LOC112050589 gene encoding larval cuticle protein LCP-17-like isoform X2 has translation MKFLVVLALVACAAADVPHVLSPDYESPIVKSTYEISPDGNAFQYAYETGNQISAQAAGAFINTAEGPALEVKGAYDYIAPDGTPVHTTYVANDQGYVATGSHIPSVPEAIVRSLEYIRAHAPVPERVYKP, from the exons ATG aaattcctAGTCGTACTCGCCCTCGTGGCCTGCGCCGCAGCCGACGTACCCCACGTCCTCTCCCCCGACTACGAGTCCCCCATCGTCAAGTCGACCTACGAGATCAGTCCCGATGGAAATGCGTTCCAGTACGCGTATGAAACCGGCAACCAAATCTCCGCCCAGGCTGCTGGTGCTTTCATTAACACT GCAGAGGGACCCGCTTTGGAAGTGAAGGGAGCGTACGACTACATCGCTCCCGACGGCACTCCCGTGCACACCACATACGTCGCTAACGATCAGGGATACGTTGCAACT GGTAGCCACATCCCCTCCGTGCCAGAAGCGATCGTCCGTTCTCTTGAATACATCAGGGCCCACGCTCCAGTCCCAGAACGCGTCTACAAACCCTAA
- the LOC112050589 gene encoding larval cuticle protein LCP-17-like isoform X1, whose product MQPVFLPPFHKFLVVLALVACAAADVPHVLSPDYESPIVKSTYEISPDGNAFQYAYETGNQISAQAAGAFINTAEGPALEVKGAYDYIAPDGTPVHTTYVANDQGYVATGSHIPSVPEAIVRSLEYIRAHAPVPERVYKP is encoded by the exons atgcagccagtattcttgccaccattccac aaattcctAGTCGTACTCGCCCTCGTGGCCTGCGCCGCAGCCGACGTACCCCACGTCCTCTCCCCCGACTACGAGTCCCCCATCGTCAAGTCGACCTACGAGATCAGTCCCGATGGAAATGCGTTCCAGTACGCGTATGAAACCGGCAACCAAATCTCCGCCCAGGCTGCTGGTGCTTTCATTAACACT GCAGAGGGACCCGCTTTGGAAGTGAAGGGAGCGTACGACTACATCGCTCCCGACGGCACTCCCGTGCACACCACATACGTCGCTAACGATCAGGGATACGTTGCAACT GGTAGCCACATCCCCTCCGTGCCAGAAGCGATCGTCCGTTCTCTTGAATACATCAGGGCCCACGCTCCAGTCCCAGAACGCGTCTACAAACCCTAA